Proteins encoded in a region of the Populus alba chromosome 13, ASM523922v2, whole genome shotgun sequence genome:
- the LOC118043657 gene encoding uncharacterized protein — protein MTVEAVNPKAYPLADAQLSITILDLVQQAANYKQLKKGANEATKTLNRGISEFVVMAADTEPLEILLHLPLLAEDKNVPYVFVPSKQALGRACGVTRPVIACSVTTNEGSQLKTQIQQLKDAIEKLLI, from the exons atg ACAGTAGAAGCAGTGAATCCAAAAGCATACCCGCTTGCAGATGCCCAGTTGTCAATAacaatacttgaccttgttcaACAAGCTGCTAACTACAAGCAACTCAAGAAAGGAGCCAATGAAG CTACTAAGACACTTAACAGAGGTATCTCTGAGTTTGTTGTGATGGCTGCTGATACTGAACCACTTGAGATCCTTCTCCATCTTCCTTTGCTTGCTGAAGACAAg AATGTGCCCTATGTATTTGTACCTTCAAAGCAAGCACTTGGCCGAGCATGTGGTGTCACGAGGCCTGTTATTGCTTGTTCTGTGACGACAAATGAGGGGAGTCAATTGAAAACCCAAATTCAACAACTCAAG GATGCCATTGAGAAACTTTTGATCTGA